The following proteins are encoded in a genomic region of Protaetiibacter sp. SSC-01:
- a CDS encoding dolichyl-phosphate-mannose--protein mannosyltransferase, protein MDERAAGTGRAAGTERAAGTGRAAEFDGIVSAESEPATEPRPGRGPGYGPQPSHPEPTGSRLDDAWQRWAADPRIRRIAEWGAPAAVLAVATATRLVGLDHPHQIVFDETYYVKDAYTLSNLGYESRWPEDANTSFAAGDPDVYSTDASFVVHPPLGKWIIAAGMAAFGTDSAFGWRVGIAVVGILLVALTMLVAKRLFGSTTLAVLAGGLLAIDGNAIVLSRVSLLDTGVAFFALLGAYFVLVDRERVARRIEEWAAGRRATGQPIELGPVLWARPWLIAAALAFGCAASVKWNGLYFLAAFGLYTVVADAFLRKRVGIPTWGASAVLRQGPANFVLLVPLALVVYVASWGGWFATDGGYYRRWIESGGGKAWEGALAWVPFDVQNWWHYQAAIMNFHAGLTSEHSYQANPLTWLFLVRPTSMHYENVGDGWAEAILDIANPFLWWGATAALGYVLVRTVLRLLRGHTVTAEAFILTGIAAGYLPWLLYLHRTVFQFYTIAFEPFMVLALTAAIAAVAGSRTDPRPRRLAGLTTVGVYLAIVVLTSVFFWPLWSAQPTPVWFQQLHYWFRSWI, encoded by the coding sequence ATGGATGAGCGCGCTGCGGGGACCGGGCGCGCTGCGGGGACCGAGCGCGCTGCGGGGACCGGGCGGGCCGCCGAGTTCGACGGGATCGTGAGCGCCGAGTCCGAACCCGCGACTGAACCGCGCCCCGGGCGTGGGCCAGGGTACGGCCCACAGCCGTCGCACCCCGAACCCACGGGCTCGCGCCTCGACGACGCGTGGCAGCGCTGGGCGGCCGACCCCCGCATCCGCCGCATCGCGGAGTGGGGCGCGCCCGCCGCGGTGCTCGCCGTCGCGACCGCGACGCGCCTCGTCGGGCTCGACCACCCGCACCAGATCGTCTTCGACGAGACGTACTACGTGAAGGACGCGTACACTCTCTCGAACCTCGGCTACGAGTCGCGCTGGCCCGAGGACGCGAACACGTCGTTCGCCGCTGGCGACCCCGACGTCTACTCGACCGACGCCTCGTTCGTCGTGCACCCGCCGCTCGGCAAGTGGATCATCGCCGCCGGGATGGCCGCGTTCGGCACCGACAGCGCGTTCGGCTGGCGCGTCGGGATCGCGGTCGTCGGCATCCTGCTCGTGGCCCTCACGATGCTCGTCGCGAAGCGGCTGTTCGGCTCGACGACGCTCGCGGTGCTCGCCGGCGGCCTGCTCGCGATCGACGGCAACGCGATCGTGCTGAGCCGCGTCTCGCTGCTCGATACCGGTGTCGCGTTCTTCGCCCTGCTCGGCGCGTACTTCGTGCTCGTCGACCGAGAACGCGTGGCCCGGCGCATCGAGGAGTGGGCGGCCGGCCGACGCGCCACCGGCCAGCCGATCGAGCTCGGCCCCGTGCTGTGGGCGCGCCCGTGGCTCATCGCGGCGGCGCTCGCCTTCGGCTGCGCCGCGAGCGTCAAGTGGAACGGCCTCTACTTCCTCGCCGCGTTCGGCCTCTACACGGTGGTGGCGGATGCCTTCCTGCGCAAGCGCGTCGGCATCCCCACGTGGGGCGCCTCGGCGGTGCTGCGCCAGGGTCCCGCCAACTTCGTGCTGCTCGTGCCGCTCGCGCTCGTCGTGTACGTCGCGAGCTGGGGGGGCTGGTTCGCGACCGACGGCGGCTACTACCGCCGCTGGATCGAGTCGGGCGGCGGGAAGGCGTGGGAGGGCGCCCTCGCGTGGGTGCCGTTCGACGTGCAGAACTGGTGGCACTACCAGGCAGCGATCATGAACTTCCATGCCGGTCTCACGAGCGAGCACAGCTACCAGGCGAACCCGCTCACGTGGCTCTTCCTCGTGCGTCCGACGAGCATGCACTACGAGAACGTCGGCGACGGGTGGGCCGAGGCGATCCTCGACATCGCCAACCCGTTCCTGTGGTGGGGTGCGACGGCGGCGCTCGGCTACGTGCTCGTGCGCACGGTGCTGCGGCTGCTGCGCGGCCACACGGTCACGGCGGAGGCGTTCATCCTGACGGGGATCGCGGCCGGCTACCTGCCGTGGCTGCTCTACCTGCACCGCACGGTGTTCCAGTTCTACACGATCGCCTTCGAGCCCTTCATGGTGCTCGCGCTGACGGCCGCGATCGCCGCAGTCGCGGGCTCGCGCACCGACCCGCGGCCGCGCCGCCTGGCCGGGCTCACGACCGTCGGCGTCTACCTCGCGATCGTCGTGCTGACCTCGGTGTTCTTCTGGCCGCTGTGGTCGGCGCAGCCCACCCCCGTGTGGTTCCAGCAGCTGCACTACTGGTTCCGCTCCTGGATCTGA
- a CDS encoding O-acetylhomoserine aminocarboxypropyltransferase/cysteine synthase family protein has translation MPDSDAAAPAAPAHGSDHAWGFRTRAIHAGNIPDAVHGARALPIYQSSAFVFDDTSDAAARFALQKYGNIYSRLANPTVASFEERIASLEGGLGAVATASGLSAEFITFASLAGAGDHIVAAQSLYGGSVTQLDVTLRRFGVETTFVTGTDPADYAAAITDKTKLIFVESITNPSGDIADLEGLAEVAHAHHIPLIVDSTVATPYLNRPIEWGADVVIHSATKFLGGHGTTLGGAVVESGRFHWANERFPLFDQEVPHYGGLNWHGNFGEYAFLTRLRAEQLRDIGPALAPHSAFLLAQGVETLPFRMQAHVDNARKVAEFLAADDRIEFVNWAGLPSHPHFARAERYFPLGPGAVFSFGVKGSATSDSRTVGRRFIESVELASHLANIGDAKTLVIHPASTTHAQLTEQQLLDGGVLPGLVRISVGIEDIDDILYDLDRALTIATRGE, from the coding sequence ATGCCAGACAGCGACGCCGCCGCGCCCGCCGCCCCCGCCCACGGCTCCGACCACGCGTGGGGTTTCCGCACCCGAGCCATCCACGCCGGCAACATCCCCGACGCCGTCCACGGCGCACGCGCCCTGCCGATCTACCAGTCGAGCGCGTTCGTCTTCGACGACACCTCGGATGCGGCGGCCCGCTTCGCGCTGCAGAAGTACGGCAACATCTACTCCCGCCTCGCGAACCCCACGGTCGCGTCGTTCGAGGAGCGCATCGCGTCGCTCGAGGGCGGCCTCGGGGCCGTGGCCACGGCATCCGGGCTCTCGGCGGAGTTCATCACCTTCGCGTCGCTCGCGGGCGCGGGCGACCACATCGTCGCGGCACAGAGCCTCTACGGCGGATCGGTCACGCAGCTCGACGTGACGCTGCGCCGCTTCGGCGTCGAAACGACGTTCGTGACGGGCACCGACCCGGCCGACTACGCCGCCGCGATCACCGACAAGACGAAGCTCATCTTCGTCGAGTCGATCACGAACCCCTCGGGCGACATCGCCGACCTCGAGGGCCTCGCAGAGGTCGCGCACGCGCACCACATCCCGCTCATCGTCGACTCGACCGTCGCGACCCCCTACCTCAACCGCCCGATCGAGTGGGGGGCGGATGTCGTGATCCACTCCGCCACGAAGTTCCTCGGCGGCCACGGCACGACCCTCGGCGGCGCCGTCGTCGAGTCGGGCCGCTTCCACTGGGCGAACGAGCGCTTCCCGCTCTTCGACCAGGAGGTGCCCCACTACGGCGGCCTCAACTGGCACGGCAACTTCGGCGAGTACGCGTTCCTCACGCGCCTGCGCGCCGAGCAGCTGCGCGACATCGGCCCGGCCCTCGCACCGCACTCGGCGTTCCTGCTCGCGCAGGGCGTCGAGACGCTGCCCTTCCGGATGCAGGCGCACGTCGACAACGCGCGCAAGGTGGCCGAGTTCCTCGCCGCCGACGACCGCATCGAGTTCGTGAACTGGGCGGGCCTGCCGTCGCATCCGCATTTCGCCCGCGCGGAGCGCTACTTCCCGCTCGGACCCGGTGCCGTGTTCAGCTTCGGCGTGAAGGGCTCGGCGACGAGCGACTCGCGCACGGTGGGCCGCCGGTTCATCGAGTCGGTCGAGCTCGCGAGCCACCTTGCGAACATCGGCGACGCGAAGACCCTCGTCATCCACCCCGCCTCGACGACGCACGCGCAGCTCACCGAGCAGCAGCTGCTCGACGGCGGTGTGCTGCCGGGCCTCGTGCGCATCTCGGTCGGCATCGAGGACATCGACGACATCCTCTACGACCTCGATCGAGCGCTGACCATCGCGACGAGGGGAGAATGA
- a CDS encoding DUF3060 domain-containing protein — MFRRRAAIVLLAGSAIALSGCVMLPEVDGPDPDPAPGASDAALTCDGELRLDQPGEYRVGDCDELEIAGQNIEVVAGEVGSLVIRGDDNEVETGSLGSVDIEGQDNEIDATDVGDVEIAGNRNSIDSRGDVGAVAIQGNENEIEYGGDVGSVDDGGDRNEVRQER; from the coding sequence ATGTTCCGTCGACGCGCAGCCATCGTCCTCCTCGCGGGTTCCGCGATCGCCCTCAGCGGATGCGTCATGCTCCCCGAGGTCGACGGACCCGACCCCGACCCGGCCCCCGGTGCCTCGGATGCCGCACTCACGTGCGACGGCGAGCTGCGGCTCGACCAGCCCGGCGAGTACCGCGTCGGCGACTGCGACGAGCTCGAGATCGCGGGGCAGAACATCGAGGTCGTCGCGGGCGAGGTCGGCTCGCTCGTCATCCGCGGCGATGACAACGAGGTCGAGACGGGGTCGCTCGGGTCGGTCGACATCGAGGGCCAGGACAACGAGATCGACGCGACCGACGTCGGCGACGTCGAGATCGCGGGGAATCGCAACAGCATCGACAGCCGCGGCGACGTCGGCGCCGTCGCGATCCAGGGCAACGAGAACGAGATCGAGTACGGCGGGGACGTCGGATCCGTCGACGACGGCGGCGACCGCAACGAGGTGCGGCAGGAGCGCTGA
- a CDS encoding sulfurtransferase, whose product MTAELPAPPAPLVSTQWLADHLGSEGLVVADASVVSFTRPDGRTGYMSGHEQYLLEGHVPGAVFADLIEEFSDPEGAYPFTRPDAERFATAAGALGVGDGAVLVVYDTAVGQWAARLWWLFRAFGYDRVAVLDGGLKKWRTEGRELVLGHVEPVPGAFTARPRPELWADKADVEAVVRGEREAALVCSTPPKEFTGEVVSRARAGHIPGSTSAPAGLLVDRDVNTLLGADALRERLAPALGAPQIITYCGGGIAAASSALALTLLGERSVAIYDGSLNEWVADPDAPLVTAEVASAAG is encoded by the coding sequence ATGACCGCCGAACTGCCCGCACCCCCGGCACCGCTCGTCTCCACCCAGTGGCTCGCCGACCACCTCGGGAGCGAGGGCCTCGTCGTCGCCGACGCATCCGTCGTGAGCTTCACGCGGCCCGACGGGCGCACCGGCTACATGAGCGGGCACGAGCAGTACCTGCTCGAGGGGCACGTGCCGGGCGCGGTGTTCGCCGACCTCATCGAGGAGTTCTCCGACCCCGAGGGCGCCTACCCGTTCACGCGTCCCGACGCCGAGCGCTTCGCCACCGCGGCGGGTGCGCTCGGTGTGGGCGACGGCGCCGTGCTCGTCGTCTACGACACGGCCGTGGGCCAGTGGGCGGCGCGGCTGTGGTGGCTGTTCCGCGCGTTCGGCTACGACCGCGTCGCCGTGCTCGACGGCGGGCTGAAGAAGTGGCGCACCGAGGGGCGCGAGCTCGTGCTCGGGCACGTCGAGCCCGTGCCGGGAGCGTTCACCGCCCGGCCGCGGCCCGAGCTGTGGGCCGACAAGGCGGATGTCGAGGCCGTCGTGCGCGGGGAGCGCGAGGCAGCGCTCGTGTGCTCGACGCCGCCGAAGGAGTTCACGGGCGAGGTCGTCTCGCGCGCGCGTGCCGGCCACATCCCCGGCTCGACCTCGGCGCCCGCGGGGCTCCTCGTCGACCGCGACGTCAACACGCTCCTCGGTGCCGACGCGCTCCGCGAGCGCCTCGCCCCCGCACTCGGCGCCCCGCAGATCATCACCTACTGCGGTGGGGGCATCGCGGCCGCCTCGAGTGCTCTCGCGCTCACCCTCCTCGGCGAGCGCTCGGTCGCCATCTACGACGGCTCCCTCAACGAGTGGGTCGCGGATCCGGATGCGCCGCTCGTGACAGCGGAGGTCGCGTCCGCCGCCGGTTGA
- the rsmI gene encoding 16S rRNA (cytidine(1402)-2'-O)-methyltransferase: MIILAATPIGNLGDASRRLVEALENAEVIAAEDTRTTVQLLRALGVDNRPRLIALHEHNESARAAELVELAREGDVLVLSDAGMPTVSDPGFPLVAAAADAGVTVTAIPGPSAVLTALAVSGLPTDRFCFEGFLPRKGRLAAMRPLASEPRTLVFFESPHRIADALADLATAFGATRRAAVCRELTKLHEEVARGTLAELAKRFADGTRGEIVVVVEGAAPATASFDDALAQVRALTASGTRLKEATAEVAEATGLSRRELYEAALKS, from the coding sequence GTGATCATCCTCGCGGCGACGCCCATCGGCAACCTCGGCGACGCCTCGCGGCGGCTCGTGGAGGCGCTCGAGAACGCCGAGGTCATCGCGGCCGAAGACACCCGCACGACCGTGCAGCTGCTGCGCGCCCTCGGCGTCGACAACCGCCCGCGCCTCATCGCCCTGCACGAGCACAACGAGAGCGCGAGAGCAGCCGAGCTCGTCGAGCTCGCGCGCGAAGGAGACGTGCTCGTGCTCTCGGATGCCGGCATGCCCACCGTCTCCGACCCCGGCTTCCCGCTCGTCGCGGCGGCGGCGGATGCGGGGGTCACGGTCACGGCGATCCCCGGTCCCAGCGCGGTGCTCACGGCGCTCGCGGTGTCGGGCCTGCCGACCGACAGGTTCTGCTTCGAGGGGTTCCTGCCGCGCAAGGGGCGCCTCGCCGCCATGCGGCCGCTTGCGAGCGAGCCGCGCACGCTCGTCTTCTTCGAGTCGCCGCACCGCATCGCCGACGCCCTCGCCGACCTCGCGACCGCGTTCGGCGCGACCCGCCGCGCCGCCGTCTGCCGTGAGCTCACGAAGCTGCACGAGGAGGTCGCGCGCGGCACCCTCGCCGAACTCGCCAAGCGCTTCGCCGACGGCACGCGCGGCGAGATCGTCGTCGTCGTGGAGGGCGCCGCCCCCGCGACGGCGAGCTTCGACGACGCGCTCGCGCAGGTGCGGGCCCTCACGGCATCCGGAACCCGACTCAAGGAGGCGACCGCCGAGGTCGCCGAGGCGACCGGCCTCTCGCGCCGCGAGCTCTACGAGGCCGCGCTCAAGAGCTGA
- a CDS encoding helix-turn-helix transcriptional regulator — MVKATRVTNDIRELRAARGVTQVELAAAVGVTRQTIIAIEQGRYSPSLEMAFQISRALGVRLDEVFHYPED, encoded by the coding sequence GTGGTTAAGGCCACGCGCGTCACCAACGACATCCGCGAGCTCCGCGCCGCGCGCGGCGTCACCCAGGTGGAGCTCGCGGCCGCCGTCGGCGTCACCCGTCAGACGATCATCGCGATCGAGCAGGGCCGCTACTCGCCGTCGCTCGAGATGGCGTTCCAGATCTCCCGTGCCCTCGGGGTGCGGCTCGACGAGGTCTTCCACTACCCCGAAGACTGA
- a CDS encoding DUF4386 domain-containing protein → MPSLTATARWTGAAYLGVAVTGMIGHLVLRTQITAPGDPDAALGRLRDDPGLAQLAIVFELLIVVTQALAAWGFYALFRRDHPTAAFGVAAFGLANAVAILGCAGFLSTSLAVASDPTLAPAGDAAATVALLHGLSAAAWEGGAVFFGLWLLPMGAFALATGRMPRVLGWALIAGGVGYVLGTLLGAWAALAPVGEALAYLATVGELWMIGYLLFVGIRPEVRLRRVARTRTDVTARG, encoded by the coding sequence ATGCCCTCGCTCACCGCCACCGCCCGCTGGACGGGAGCCGCCTACCTCGGCGTCGCCGTCACGGGCATGATCGGGCACCTCGTGCTCAGGACGCAGATCACGGCCCCCGGCGACCCGGATGCCGCGCTCGGGCGCCTGCGCGACGACCCCGGCCTCGCCCAGCTCGCGATCGTGTTCGAGCTGCTCATCGTCGTGACGCAGGCGCTCGCCGCGTGGGGGTTCTACGCCCTCTTCCGCCGCGACCACCCCACCGCGGCGTTCGGCGTCGCGGCCTTCGGGCTCGCGAACGCCGTCGCCATCCTCGGCTGCGCCGGCTTCCTCTCGACCTCGCTCGCCGTCGCATCCGACCCGACCCTCGCACCCGCCGGCGACGCCGCCGCGACCGTCGCGCTCCTGCACGGGCTGAGCGCCGCCGCCTGGGAGGGAGGCGCCGTCTTCTTCGGGCTGTGGCTGCTGCCGATGGGCGCGTTCGCGCTCGCCACCGGGCGGATGCCGCGCGTGCTCGGCTGGGCGCTCATCGCCGGCGGGGTGGGCTACGTGCTGGGCACGCTCCTCGGCGCGTGGGCGGCCCTGGCCCCCGTGGGCGAGGCGCTCGCGTACCTCGCGACCGTCGGCGAGCTGTGGATGATCGGCTACCTGCTGTTCGTCGGCATCCGTCCCGAGGTCCGGTTACGACGTGTTGCGCGCACCCGGACGGATGTCACAGCGCGGGGTTAG
- a CDS encoding thioredoxin domain-containing protein — translation MGSRLADAVSPYLRAHADNPVDWWPWGQEAFAEAARRDVPVMVSIGYATCHWCHVMARESFSDPEVAAYLDERFVSVKVDREEHPDVDAAFLAAASAFTHQLGWPLTVFATPEGRVFFAGTYFPPRPVQGVPSFRQVLEAVDEAWTDRRAEVEATGTAVAEALAARPDDPETPLPGDAELAAAVAELAGFEDPEFGGFGVDAKFPNAPVLTFLAERAIHGDAAARAFGERLYAATLALRDPVEGGFFRYAVRRDWTEPHYERMLSDNAQLLDLATAHGDAEGADAVAGFLLDVLRLPGGAFASAQDSESLVDGRRSEGGYYALDAEARAAQPAPALDAKVLAGLDGLAIGALADAGVRFGRPEWVRAASEAADAVLAVHLERTPEGPRLRRASLDGRVSDAVATLEDYGGLSGGLLRLALAEGDAARGELARELVDACVTGDAVAAPGGGDPVLAARGIAVDADRNEGAIPSGLALIADAAARLGGLVDPGYLDVAARALAPSLGAALERPIAYGSTLAVAARLAAPQAELVVVTPDAVAADDPLVAIARGWARPGRTLAIVTEAQTAALAASGFELFAERTTLGGATTAYLCEGFTCRLPVTDAEELRVAAG, via the coding sequence ATGGGAAGCCGCCTCGCCGACGCCGTCAGCCCCTACCTGCGTGCCCACGCCGACAACCCCGTCGACTGGTGGCCGTGGGGTCAGGAGGCGTTCGCCGAGGCCGCGCGCCGCGATGTGCCCGTCATGGTGTCGATCGGCTACGCGACGTGCCACTGGTGCCACGTCATGGCGCGCGAGTCGTTCTCCGACCCCGAAGTCGCCGCCTACCTCGACGAGCGCTTCGTCTCCGTCAAGGTCGACCGCGAGGAGCACCCCGACGTCGACGCCGCCTTCCTCGCCGCCGCATCCGCCTTCACCCACCAGCTCGGCTGGCCGCTCACGGTTTTCGCGACGCCCGAGGGGCGCGTGTTCTTCGCCGGCACCTACTTCCCGCCGCGCCCCGTGCAGGGAGTGCCGTCGTTCCGTCAGGTGCTCGAGGCGGTCGACGAGGCGTGGACCGATCGCCGCGCCGAGGTCGAGGCGACGGGCACCGCCGTCGCCGAGGCGCTCGCCGCACGGCCCGACGACCCCGAGACGCCGCTGCCCGGCGACGCCGAGCTCGCGGCCGCCGTCGCCGAGCTCGCCGGCTTCGAAGACCCCGAGTTCGGCGGCTTCGGCGTCGACGCCAAGTTCCCCAACGCGCCCGTGCTGACCTTCCTCGCCGAGCGCGCGATCCACGGTGACGCCGCCGCGCGCGCCTTCGGCGAGCGGCTCTACGCCGCCACCCTCGCGCTCCGCGACCCCGTCGAGGGCGGCTTCTTCCGCTACGCGGTGCGCCGCGACTGGACCGAGCCGCACTACGAGCGCATGCTCTCCGACAACGCGCAGCTGCTCGACCTCGCGACCGCCCACGGCGACGCGGAGGGGGCGGATGCCGTGGCCGGCTTCCTGCTCGACGTGCTGCGCCTGCCGGGCGGCGCTTTCGCATCCGCTCAGGACTCGGAGAGCCTCGTCGACGGGCGCCGCAGCGAGGGCGGGTACTACGCGCTCGACGCCGAGGCGCGCGCCGCGCAGCCGGCGCCCGCGCTCGACGCGAAGGTGCTCGCGGGGCTCGACGGCCTCGCGATCGGGGCGCTGGCCGACGCGGGCGTGCGCTTCGGTCGGCCCGAGTGGGTGCGCGCCGCGTCGGAGGCGGCGGATGCCGTGCTCGCCGTCCATCTCGAGCGCACGCCCGAGGGCCCGCGGCTGCGGCGCGCGAGCCTCGACGGACGCGTCTCCGACGCCGTCGCGACCCTCGAGGACTACGGCGGGCTCTCGGGCGGGCTGCTGCGGCTCGCGCTCGCGGAGGGCGACGCGGCGCGGGGCGAGCTCGCGCGCGAGCTCGTCGACGCGTGCGTCACGGGTGACGCCGTCGCGGCGCCCGGGGGAGGGGACCCCGTGCTCGCCGCGCGCGGCATCGCCGTCGACGCCGACCGCAACGAGGGCGCCATCCCATCGGGACTCGCCCTCATCGCCGACGCCGCCGCCCGCCTCGGCGGGCTGGTCGACCCCGGCTACCTCGACGTCGCCGCGCGCGCCCTCGCGCCGAGCCTCGGCGCCGCGCTCGAACGCCCCATCGCCTACGGCTCGACGCTCGCGGTCGCCGCGCGCCTCGCGGCCCCGCAGGCCGAGCTCGTCGTCGTGACCCCGGATGCGGTGGCCGCCGACGACCCGCTCGTCGCCATCGCGCGCGGCTGGGCCCGGCCGGGCCGCACCCTGGCGATCGTGACGGAGGCGCAGACGGCGGCGCTCGCGGCATCCGGGTTCGAGCTCTTCGCGGAGCGCACTACCCTGGGCGGGGCCACCACCGCGTACCTCTGCGAGGGCTTCACGTGCCGCCTGCCGGTGACGGATGCGGAGGAGCTGCGTGTTGCCGCTGGTTGA
- a CDS encoding ABC transporter ATP-binding protein — translation MTVLLDARGISLSRGSRRVLQPLDLRVRAGRTHALLGPNGAGKTTTLGILTGLLPPTTGRVEVDGIDIREPAARALLGYAPDDLPLPGALTGREYLTLHDRLRRRDDGERADALCTLLGIREALGRQISEYSHGMRRKLQFVAAVAHDPLVLVLDEPFRGLDPRAAALVRRYLAGFVAGGRSVLVATHDLLRAERDSDHVWLLDSGCVVAEGAPAHLRELAAADDLEQAFPRLTSDGLDDAAEEQLLREVLPITEAADENLPLHPTPERTTP, via the coding sequence GTGACCGTGCTGCTCGACGCCCGCGGCATCTCGCTCTCTCGCGGGTCGCGACGGGTGCTGCAGCCGCTCGACCTGCGGGTCCGGGCGGGGCGCACCCACGCCCTGCTCGGACCCAACGGTGCCGGCAAGACCACGACCCTGGGCATCCTCACGGGGCTGCTGCCGCCGACCACGGGCCGCGTCGAGGTGGATGGCATCGACATCCGCGAACCCGCCGCCCGCGCCCTGCTCGGCTACGCCCCCGACGACCTGCCGCTGCCCGGTGCCCTCACCGGCCGCGAGTACCTCACCCTGCACGACCGTCTGCGGCGACGCGACGACGGGGAGCGGGCGGATGCGCTGTGCACGCTGCTCGGCATCCGCGAGGCGCTCGGGCGGCAGATCTCCGAGTACTCCCACGGCATGCGGCGCAAGCTGCAGTTCGTCGCCGCCGTCGCGCACGACCCCCTCGTGCTCGTGCTCGACGAGCCGTTCCGCGGGCTCGACCCGCGCGCGGCGGCGCTCGTGCGGCGCTACCTCGCGGGGTTCGTGGCGGGCGGCCGCTCCGTGCTCGTCGCGACGCACGACCTGCTGCGGGCGGAGCGCGACAGCGACCACGTGTGGCTGCTCGACAGCGGATGCGTCGTCGCCGAGGGCGCACCGGCGCACCTCCGCGAGCTCGCGGCCGCCGACGACCTCGAGCAAGCCTTCCCGCGCCTCACGAGCGACGGGCTCGACGACGCCGCCGAGGAGCAGCTGCTGCGCGAGGTGCTGCCGATTACCGAAGCCGCCGACGAGAACCTCCCCCTGCACCCCACCCCCGAGAGGACGACCCCATGA
- a CDS encoding CoA-binding protein: MSAVTETPDVERRVEPAETTVNLQNGLSCSLPADSPLAKLLRSKRTWIGPSAQERLGILRRAKSVAIVGASPNPARSSYFVATYLQQSSDYDLYFVNPNATEILGQPVYKSLADLPVVPDIVDVFRRGSDIPQVIDDVLAIGAKTIWVQLGIWNEEAAYYGESKGLTVVMDRCIKVEHARFNGGLHLLGFDTGQITSRKTLR, translated from the coding sequence ATGAGCGCCGTCACCGAGACTCCGGACGTCGAGCGCCGGGTCGAGCCTGCCGAGACCACCGTCAACCTGCAAAACGGCCTCTCCTGCTCGCTGCCCGCGGACTCGCCCCTTGCGAAGCTGCTGCGCAGCAAGCGCACGTGGATCGGCCCGAGCGCCCAGGAGCGCCTCGGCATCCTGCGCCGCGCGAAGTCGGTCGCGATCGTGGGCGCCTCGCCCAACCCGGCGCGCTCGTCGTACTTCGTCGCGACCTACCTGCAGCAGTCGAGCGACTACGACCTCTACTTCGTGAACCCGAACGCGACCGAGATCCTCGGGCAGCCGGTGTACAAGTCGCTCGCCGACCTGCCCGTCGTGCCCGACATCGTCGACGTGTTCCGCCGCGGGAGCGACATCCCGCAGGTGATCGACGACGTTCTCGCGATCGGCGCGAAGACGATCTGGGTGCAGCTCGGCATCTGGAACGAGGAGGCCGCGTACTACGGCGAGTCGAAGGGCCTCACGGTCGTCATGGACCGCTGCATCAAGGTCGAGCACGCGCGCTTCAACGGCGGGCTGCACCTGCTCGGATTCGACACCGGGCAGATCACCTCGCGCAAGACGCTGCGCTGA